The Shewanella zhangzhouensis genome has a window encoding:
- the mog gene encoding molybdopterin adenylyltransferase, protein MAKAKIGIVTVSDRASAGIYEDLSGQAIIETLNAYLTSEWESLYRVIPDEQADIEATLIDLADNEGCCLIVTTGGTGPAKRDVTPEATEAVCHRMMPGFGELMRAESLKFVPTAILSRQTAGLRDDTLIVNLPGKPKSIRECLDAVFPAIPYCIDLMDGPFLECDESVIKPFRPKK, encoded by the coding sequence ATGGCCAAAGCCAAAATCGGGATTGTTACCGTCAGTGACCGCGCCAGCGCAGGCATTTACGAAGACCTGTCGGGTCAAGCCATTATCGAAACCCTCAATGCCTACCTGACCAGCGAATGGGAAAGCCTGTATCGCGTGATACCGGATGAGCAGGCCGACATAGAGGCGACCCTGATTGATTTGGCAGACAATGAAGGTTGCTGCCTGATTGTCACCACAGGTGGAACCGGCCCCGCCAAACGCGATGTGACACCGGAGGCCACCGAGGCCGTTTGTCATCGTATGATGCCGGGTTTTGGTGAGCTGATGCGGGCAGAGTCGCTGAAATTTGTACCCACCGCCATTCTGTCACGGCAAACGGCAGGTCTGCGGGATGATACCCTGATCGTGAATCTGCCCGGCAAGCCCAAGTCCATTCGTGAATGCCTGGATGCGGTGTTTCCGGCTATTCCTTACTGTATCGACTTGATGGACGGCCCTTTCCTGGAATGCGATGAGTCAGTTATTAAGCCATTCCGCCCTAAAAAGTAG
- a CDS encoding C40 family peptidase, translating to MNAAMVRRVACMLLAMVVIGCSSRPEQETPVAAQVSQPLSQARLLAFYSEWQGVPYRLGGMNKRGVDCSAFSFLVYRDLAGLSLPRTVEDQLALGRRVSEDEIQSGDLVFFKTGWTLWHVGVSLGDRRFVHASTSQGVIISTLDNGYWQQKFRQIRRYD from the coding sequence ATGAACGCCGCCATGGTCAGGAGAGTCGCATGCATGCTGCTGGCCATGGTGGTTATCGGCTGCAGCTCTCGCCCCGAGCAAGAGACGCCCGTGGCGGCCCAGGTAAGCCAGCCGTTGTCTCAGGCGCGGCTGCTGGCGTTCTACAGTGAATGGCAGGGCGTGCCTTACCGTCTTGGCGGCATGAATAAGCGTGGTGTCGATTGCTCCGCTTTCAGCTTTTTGGTTTATCGTGACCTTGCCGGACTGAGTTTGCCCCGCACGGTAGAAGATCAACTGGCCCTGGGGCGCAGGGTATCAGAGGATGAGATCCAAAGTGGCGACCTGGTGTTTTTCAAAACCGGCTGGACACTGTGGCACGTTGGGGTTTCTTTGGGGGACAGGCGCTTTGTGCATGCATCGACCAGTCAGGGCGTGATAATTTCCACCCTCGATAACGGCTACTGGCAGCAAAAATTCCGTCAGATACGGCGTTATGATTGA
- a CDS encoding HutD family protein yields the protein MPIHLVAAKDFVTNDWAGGSTTQLLIHPKGSSLAARDFEFRLSCARVEQSGQFSDFSGYDRLLLVLDGAMKLSGSALSEARVQHADSSPWDFDGGLSVHAELTTAVVEDFNLFVPKGRLKLASRQQLAEHQRWHQAAEEGASVYGVFLRRGQVNIGDIQLNSEHPLIISSTPLNLLAETPSDLVAFAIGCRFPQP from the coding sequence ATGCCAATACATCTGGTGGCAGCCAAAGATTTCGTAACCAATGACTGGGCCGGTGGCAGCACGACTCAGCTGCTTATCCATCCCAAAGGCAGCAGTTTGGCTGCCCGGGACTTTGAATTCCGCCTGAGCTGCGCCCGGGTTGAACAATCCGGTCAATTCAGTGATTTCAGTGGTTACGATCGCCTGCTGCTTGTACTGGACGGTGCCATGAAGTTAAGCGGCAGCGCCCTGTCCGAAGCCCGGGTTCAGCACGCCGATAGCAGTCCCTGGGACTTCGATGGTGGTTTGAGTGTGCATGCCGAACTGACAACGGCAGTAGTGGAAGACTTTAACCTGTTTGTGCCCAAGGGAAGGTTGAAATTGGCAAGCCGGCAACAACTGGCTGAACATCAGCGCTGGCATCAGGCTGCCGAAGAGGGCGCGAGTGTTTACGGTGTGTTCCTGCGCCGTGGCCAGGTCAACATCGGAGACATCCAACTGAACAGCGAACATCCGCTGATAATTTCCTCTACGCCGCTGAATCTACTCGCCGAAACGCCGAGCGATCTGGTGGCGTTCGCCATTGGTTGCCGCTTTCCGCAGCCCTGA
- a CDS encoding GNAT family N-acetyltransferase, producing the protein MDAVIHDKTNQVFLLAANGVEARLEYHRQGDSIDFNRTFVPPELRGQGLAEKLVRHGLEWARKQGLDIHASCWYVQKFL; encoded by the coding sequence ATGGATGCTGTGATCCACGATAAAACCAATCAGGTATTTTTATTAGCGGCCAACGGCGTGGAAGCCAGGCTGGAGTATCACCGCCAGGGTGACAGTATCGACTTCAATCGCACCTTCGTTCCTCCTGAGCTCAGGGGGCAAGGTCTGGCCGAAAAACTGGTCCGTCACGGGCTGGAATGGGCCAGGAAGCAGGGGCTCGACATTCACGCCAGCTGTTGGTACGTTCAAAAATTCCTCTAA
- the pbpG gene encoding D-alanyl-D-alanine endopeptidase, whose protein sequence is MLGLLSAASAQGAVKSDAKPTQELASYSALLVDTKTNEVLYASNPHQVVPIASISKLMTAMVTLDAKLPLGEKIAVEVKDNPEMKNVVSRIRLGSTLSRKEAMLLTLMSSENRAATTLAHHYPGGYQAFVKAMNTKAKALGMTNTRFVEPTGLSVHNVSTAADLVKLLKAAQDYPLLGQLSSTPSKSVTFGKPRYSLAFYNTNRLVNKDNWDIRLTKTGFTDAAGHCLVMLTRMAKRDVAFVVLDSFGKQTHLGDAGRLKKWLETGKVSPLPDSAKTYKEQRKRERNNKA, encoded by the coding sequence ATGCTCGGCCTGCTCTCGGCCGCCAGTGCACAGGGTGCGGTAAAATCAGACGCCAAACCCACTCAGGAACTGGCTTCATACAGTGCACTCCTGGTCGATACCAAAACCAACGAAGTGCTCTATGCCAGTAACCCCCATCAGGTTGTTCCCATTGCCTCGATCTCCAAGCTGATGACTGCCATGGTGACCCTGGATGCCAAGCTGCCGCTCGGGGAAAAAATCGCGGTTGAAGTCAAAGACAATCCCGAGATGAAAAACGTCGTTTCCCGCATCCGTCTTGGCAGCACCCTGAGCCGAAAAGAAGCCATGTTGCTGACCCTGATGTCGTCGGAAAACCGAGCCGCCACTACCCTTGCCCACCATTATCCCGGCGGATATCAGGCCTTCGTGAAGGCGATGAATACCAAGGCCAAGGCGCTGGGCATGACCAATACCCGTTTTGTAGAGCCCACTGGATTGTCGGTACACAACGTGTCTACTGCCGCCGACCTGGTGAAGCTGCTCAAGGCCGCGCAGGATTACCCTCTGCTGGGCCAGCTGTCTTCGACACCGAGTAAGTCGGTAACCTTTGGCAAGCCCAGATACAGTTTGGCGTTTTACAACACCAACCGACTGGTCAATAAAGACAACTGGGACATTCGCTTAACCAAAACCGGTTTTACCGATGCCGCCGGACACTGCCTGGTGATGCTGACCAGGATGGCCAAACGGGATGTGGCCTTTGTGGTGCTCGACTCTTTCGGTAAACAAACCCACCTCGGCGATGCCGGACGCCTGAAAAAATGGCTCGAAACCGGCAAGGTCAGCCCACTGCCTGACTCCGCCAAAACTTACAAAGAACAACGCAAGCGTGAGCGTAATAACAAGGCATAA
- a CDS encoding acyl-CoA thioesterase gives MKSVSDLCSHISKITVAWGEMDALQHVNNVAYFRYFETARIGFFEQHFPLESMYRHGLGPVISENQARYKRPVTYPDVLHVGVRVTDIHPDRFTLHYEVFSEAQQAITTTGSSIAVMFDFKLGRKADMPSEMLATLKNLSKSEP, from the coding sequence ATGAAATCAGTCTCAGACCTCTGCAGCCACATCAGCAAAATCACCGTTGCCTGGGGCGAAATGGATGCCCTGCAACACGTGAACAACGTGGCCTATTTCCGCTACTTCGAAACTGCCCGCATCGGTTTTTTTGAACAACACTTCCCGCTGGAAAGCATGTATCGCCACGGTCTTGGCCCCGTGATCAGCGAAAACCAGGCCAGATACAAACGGCCCGTGACCTATCCGGACGTGTTGCATGTGGGTGTGCGCGTGACCGATATACACCCGGATCGCTTTACCTTGCACTACGAGGTATTCAGCGAGGCACAGCAGGCTATCACCACCACCGGCAGCTCCATTGCGGTGATGTTTGATTTCAAGTTGGGACGCAAAGCCGATATGCCGTCAGAAATGCTGGCAACGCTAAAAAATCTTTCAAAAAGCGAACCTTGA
- the mtnC gene encoding acireductone synthase: MGIRAIVVDTAGTTTDLNFIQQTLFPYSAKVMADFLREQQHNPLVDYCIGDVRDIALEADADIERVAEILVQWIAEDRKVTPLKTLQGLIWKQGYANDEFKGHIYPDFIDAIKIYRAQGLRVYSFSSGSVDAQKLLFSHSDSGDLTELFNGHFDTRTGNKLDKQAYANIVNTISLTPRQILFVSDVVEELKAAEAAGMITCQMVREPSQRTGKYRIIQSFSELNFE, translated from the coding sequence ATGGGTATCAGAGCCATAGTCGTAGACACCGCCGGCACCACCACGGATCTCAACTTTATTCAGCAAACCCTGTTCCCGTACTCCGCCAAAGTCATGGCCGATTTTCTGCGCGAACAACAGCACAATCCACTGGTGGACTATTGCATCGGCGATGTGCGTGATATCGCCCTCGAAGCCGATGCCGACATCGAGCGGGTGGCCGAGATTTTGGTGCAGTGGATTGCCGAAGACCGTAAGGTCACGCCGCTGAAAACCCTCCAGGGCCTGATTTGGAAGCAAGGTTATGCCAACGATGAGTTCAAGGGACACATTTACCCTGACTTTATCGATGCCATAAAAATCTATCGCGCCCAGGGTTTGCGGGTCTACAGCTTTTCTTCAGGCTCTGTGGATGCTCAAAAGCTGCTGTTTAGCCACAGTGACAGCGGCGATCTGACCGAGCTGTTCAACGGTCACTTCGATACCCGCACCGGCAACAAGCTCGACAAGCAGGCCTATGCCAACATTGTTAACACTATCAGCCTGACACCAAGACAGATCCTCTTTGTTTCCGATGTGGTGGAAGAGCTGAAAGCCGCCGAAGCCGCTGGCATGATCACCTGCCAAATGGTGCGCGAACCCTCTCAGCGCACCGGTAAGTACCGGATTATTCAGAGCTTCAGCGAACTCAATTTCGAGTGA
- a CDS encoding AraC family transcriptional regulator encodes MKPPQKSSSATEKLESALAETLPTGLDPRLARVCDYISRHLDEELSLDHLSRVGHLSRFHFHRLFAAGLGIPLGRFVQLQRLKRASFRLGFEHSMRVLDIALEAGFDSAEAFSRAFKRELGLSPSAFRQTPDWAQLHSVMGSIKVPRQGLTGTDMDIKLIEMPSLAVAWLEHKGNPHRVLDTSARFIEWRKQTGLSPIASSRTFGIPNGDPATMAAEDFRFKVAGSVNVPVPANPQGVENGEIAGGRYAVIRHLGSHATMDASIYGFFRDWLPHSGETVREAPLFFEYLNFVHQVDECDLITDIFVPLR; translated from the coding sequence GTGAAGCCACCACAGAAGTCTTCAAGTGCAACCGAAAAGCTTGAAAGTGCCCTGGCAGAGACTCTGCCAACTGGGCTGGACCCCAGGCTTGCGCGGGTGTGTGACTACATCAGCCGTCATCTTGATGAAGAACTCAGCCTCGACCACTTGAGCCGCGTGGGTCACTTGTCGCGGTTTCACTTTCATCGGCTGTTTGCGGCCGGGCTTGGTATTCCGCTGGGACGCTTTGTGCAGCTGCAACGGCTGAAACGGGCGTCGTTTCGGCTCGGATTCGAACATTCCATGCGGGTGCTAGACATCGCGCTGGAAGCCGGGTTCGATAGCGCCGAGGCCTTCAGCCGTGCCTTTAAGCGTGAGCTTGGTCTGAGTCCTTCGGCATTTCGACAGACACCTGACTGGGCGCAGTTGCACTCGGTTATGGGCAGCATCAAAGTGCCCCGGCAAGGGTTAACAGGAACCGATATGGACATAAAATTGATTGAAATGCCAAGCCTGGCAGTGGCCTGGCTGGAACACAAGGGCAACCCTCACCGAGTGCTGGACACCAGTGCGCGCTTTATCGAGTGGCGTAAACAAACCGGGCTGTCACCTATTGCCAGCTCGCGCACCTTTGGCATTCCCAATGGCGATCCGGCCACCATGGCGGCAGAGGATTTTCGCTTTAAAGTGGCGGGTAGCGTTAATGTGCCCGTACCGGCCAATCCGCAGGGCGTGGAAAATGGTGAAATCGCTGGTGGACGCTACGCCGTTATCCGCCACCTCGGCAGCCACGCCACCATGGATGCCAGCATTTACGGTTTTTTCCGCGACTGGCTGCCTCACAGCGGCGAGACCGTCCGGGAAGCGCCGCTGTTTTTCGAGTACCTGAACTTTGTGCACCAGGTAGACGAGTGCGACCTTATCACCGACATCTTTGTACCGCTGAGGTAA
- a CDS encoding MerR family transcriptional regulator — MALRISELANRLGLSRSTLLYYEKQGLIRGKRLDNGYRVYSEKDVQRLTLIQKLQAGGLTLKESLACLDERIDKALLQARLAELDADIAQKQASRALLAALLGEGDLKAWHESLTKEAPEAHLDWLQTQGFSEKDALHLTWLSKDMNEHDKFMADFMHIFAPLTRWAPGSEADTLKALATVPLTPTRILDIGCGKGLATRVLAMHTRANIIAIDNEEGALTELQQHLQHSDLASRVSTLYASMTDIPLPAASADLIWAEGSAYIMGVEQALKSWRNLLVDNGVLVLSDLVWLTDDRAPEAITHWQQDYPAMTTVEARKTQMRAAGFDLIESFSLSNEAWQSFTGPLAARVDEVSRQLAGSQALANVQRELGIFSRFLGQFGYQFFVLQKRG, encoded by the coding sequence ATGGCATTACGCATTTCAGAACTGGCAAACCGGCTGGGATTATCGCGCTCAACCCTGCTGTATTACGAAAAGCAGGGGCTTATTCGCGGCAAGCGGCTGGATAACGGCTACCGGGTTTACAGCGAAAAGGATGTGCAACGCCTGACACTGATCCAGAAGCTGCAGGCGGGTGGTCTCACCTTAAAAGAGAGCCTCGCCTGCCTCGATGAGCGTATCGACAAGGCACTACTGCAAGCCCGTCTTGCCGAGCTGGACGCCGACATTGCTCAGAAACAGGCCTCGCGTGCTCTGCTGGCAGCCCTTCTGGGCGAAGGCGATTTGAAGGCGTGGCACGAGTCCCTCACAAAAGAAGCGCCCGAGGCGCATCTGGACTGGTTACAAACACAGGGCTTCAGCGAAAAAGACGCCCTGCACCTGACATGGTTATCTAAAGATATGAACGAACACGACAAATTTATGGCCGACTTTATGCACATTTTCGCCCCACTGACACGTTGGGCGCCGGGCAGCGAGGCCGACACTTTAAAGGCGCTGGCAACCGTGCCACTGACACCAACGCGCATTCTCGATATAGGCTGTGGTAAAGGTCTGGCGACCCGGGTACTCGCCATGCACACCCGGGCCAACATCATTGCCATCGATAACGAAGAAGGCGCATTGACTGAGCTGCAACAGCACCTTCAGCACAGCGACCTGGCCAGCCGGGTCAGCACCCTGTACGCCAGCATGACGGACATCCCACTGCCAGCGGCGAGCGCCGATCTGATTTGGGCAGAAGGCAGCGCCTACATCATGGGCGTTGAGCAGGCGCTCAAGTCATGGCGTAACCTTCTGGTCGATAACGGCGTACTGGTCCTCAGTGATCTGGTGTGGCTGACAGACGACAGAGCCCCTGAGGCTATTACCCACTGGCAGCAGGACTACCCCGCCATGACCACGGTCGAGGCGAGAAAGACGCAGATGCGGGCGGCAGGCTTTGACCTTATCGAGAGCTTCAGCCTGAGTAATGAGGCCTGGCAGAGCTTTACCGGCCCACTGGCTGCAAGGGTAGATGAGGTTTCCAGGCAGCTGGCAGGCTCGCAGGCGTTAGCCAATGTGCAGCGGGAGCTTGGTATTTTCAGTCGCTTCCTCGGCCAGTTTGGCTATCAGTTCTTCGTGCTGCAAAAGCGCGGTTAA
- a CDS encoding DUF6841 family protein — protein MNPILMKNLSLGRFITPLAAPCLQALTLLCTSGMALALPALTDCCEAEIFQVTGGEVAGGKPSLSAGVNDSAASSEQKAEIATLFEHYMDKYNHYLTTGKLDAAPVLYRPQLMLMSNTRAPAVATETEFSTQIQGFLDSLRAKGVARVRWQKVDIRLLDSQLALASNVAERFRADGSRYNLVGATYLLSKQDGQWQIAAFAVHDDKGAFPLN, from the coding sequence ATGAACCCAATATTGATGAAGAACCTGAGCCTCGGGCGTTTTATAACACCACTGGCCGCACCCTGCCTGCAGGCTTTAACGCTGCTGTGCACCAGCGGCATGGCGCTGGCATTACCGGCCCTGACAGACTGCTGTGAGGCTGAAATCTTTCAGGTGACCGGTGGTGAAGTGGCCGGGGGCAAACCGTCGCTGTCCGCCGGTGTGAATGACTCTGCGGCGTCTTCAGAGCAGAAGGCTGAGATTGCCACGCTGTTCGAACACTACATGGACAAATACAACCACTATCTGACCACAGGCAAGCTCGATGCTGCCCCGGTACTTTACCGGCCGCAGCTGATGCTGATGTCAAACACCCGGGCGCCGGCGGTGGCCACTGAGACTGAATTTTCAACGCAAATTCAGGGCTTTTTGGATAGCCTCAGGGCCAAAGGTGTTGCCCGGGTGCGTTGGCAGAAGGTGGATATCAGGCTGCTCGACAGCCAACTGGCACTGGCCAGCAACGTGGCCGAGCGCTTTCGTGCCGATGGTTCGCGCTACAACCTGGTGGGTGCCACTTATCTGCTCAGCAAGCAGGATGGCCAATGGCAAATTGCCGCCTTTGCCGTACACGATGATAAGGGTGCATTCCCGCTGAACTGA
- a CDS encoding LysR family transcriptional regulator, whose product MDNWDDYRVILALARGQSLRAAAKQLSLNHATVSRRLAALNHRYAAPVFENSPQGLRLTALGLRLLAAAEQMELLIQGNRRDELAATDVLQGDIRLSLPPAIAQWLLLEELMAFQQQYPRIRLHIHCSYTLASLDSCEADIVVRVSNNPDEHLVGRRLFPVWLAYYCRPDYLTKPANRLGWITASGTPDWIATSPYPNAGVALVLDDLVLRHQVAAQRGGLVRGACYIADQMPQLQRIGDGKPHPFQDIWLLTHENLRAVPRIKLLMDYLADCLHRKRDLVEGRLT is encoded by the coding sequence ATGGATAATTGGGATGATTACCGGGTAATACTGGCGCTGGCGAGAGGGCAAAGCCTGCGTGCAGCGGCCAAACAGCTATCGCTGAACCATGCCACAGTATCGAGGCGGCTGGCGGCGTTGAATCACCGTTATGCCGCACCTGTGTTTGAAAACTCGCCCCAGGGGCTGCGGCTTACTGCCTTGGGGCTGCGCCTGCTGGCGGCGGCCGAGCAGATGGAGCTGCTCATTCAGGGAAATCGCCGCGACGAATTGGCCGCCACAGATGTACTGCAGGGCGACATTCGTCTATCCCTTCCCCCCGCCATTGCCCAGTGGCTGCTGCTTGAAGAGCTAATGGCATTTCAGCAGCAGTATCCCCGGATAAGGCTGCACATTCACTGCTCTTACACGCTGGCGAGCCTTGATAGCTGTGAGGCCGACATAGTCGTGCGGGTGTCAAACAACCCCGACGAACATTTGGTGGGGCGGCGGCTGTTTCCTGTGTGGCTGGCCTATTATTGTCGCCCCGACTACCTGACGAAACCTGCCAACAGGCTTGGCTGGATCACCGCCTCCGGCACACCCGACTGGATTGCAACCTCACCCTATCCCAACGCAGGCGTGGCCTTGGTGCTGGATGATTTGGTGCTGCGCCATCAGGTGGCTGCGCAGCGTGGCGGCCTGGTGCGCGGTGCCTGTTACATCGCCGACCAAATGCCGCAGTTGCAGCGCATCGGTGATGGTAAGCCTCATCCGTTTCAGGACATCTGGTTGCTCACCCACGAAAATCTGCGTGCCGTGCCACGCATCAAACTCTTGATGGACTATCTGGCAGACTGCCTGCACCGCAAGCGCGATTTGGTAGAAGGTCGTCTGACTTAG
- a CDS encoding S9 family peptidase, translating into MTLVLSLIWMLMSPTVNAYTQLTKDDFISDPLIYDAEFSPDGRYLAFIRQAGKSRDVVIRDFSLEGAPITGILQDEFIRADSISWANNSRLIVNLMVPYERISKLKKKAEKDPEFDLDEYDYFRRSISMDVHCQDRVVLLNHKKYSRKNLNLSRITNLLVDDDQHILMPAWGNNGLEIMKVNVYTGKGEVVLKGGRRTYNILTDKQGQPTFRLDYYYYSRSVQVHEYTQEGEWAPIDRIYFEQNEDGEFDFEGLVGIGKEGELIYRKRNETSGYYEIVKYKKGSKEKQVVASLPEEDIYSPMFDAFTGEYLGYQVQRDLIRNVYLDKNYQAHYDKVAEDIGHSNFSFWASSTSKNRVVIKSSGADHLGKFYVYDYKTQALTWLGDVHHQLVPENLGMPAKVNYTTRDGQKLRMYLLFPPNYDDTKAYPMVVLPHGGPQSRDSASFDFFAQYIATRGYIVIQPNFRGSTGYGLEFEKAGYKQWGQLMQDDVSDAVTYMTNNGYADKSRVCIVGASYGGYAALMGAIKTPELYRCSISINGVTHLKDQIAFDVDSAEINEDRIEEILYERIGHPIRDAKMLDDNSPALLASKVSLPLLIIAGDSDQIVPYTQAEIMVEALEKSKKDFKFVELTDTGHNPFIMKDSAAKVYQEVEQFLKTHLGE; encoded by the coding sequence ATGACGTTAGTGCTATCGCTTATATGGATGTTGATGAGCCCCACAGTCAACGCCTATACGCAGTTAACAAAAGACGACTTTATAAGTGATCCTCTCATCTACGATGCCGAATTTTCACCGGATGGTCGTTATCTGGCTTTTATCCGTCAGGCCGGCAAGAGTCGTGATGTAGTCATCCGGGACTTTTCTCTGGAAGGGGCGCCCATCACCGGCATATTGCAGGACGAATTTATTCGCGCCGACTCCATCAGCTGGGCCAATAATTCCCGCTTGATTGTCAATCTCATGGTGCCCTATGAGCGCATCTCCAAGCTGAAAAAGAAGGCCGAGAAAGACCCTGAATTCGATCTCGATGAGTACGATTATTTCAGACGGTCCATTTCTATGGATGTGCATTGTCAGGACAGGGTAGTACTGCTTAACCATAAAAAGTACAGCCGCAAAAACTTAAACCTGTCGAGAATTACCAATCTGCTGGTGGACGACGACCAGCACATCCTGATGCCCGCCTGGGGAAACAACGGCCTCGAGATAATGAAGGTGAACGTTTACACGGGTAAGGGTGAGGTGGTGCTCAAAGGGGGGCGTCGTACCTACAACATCTTAACCGACAAACAGGGCCAGCCCACTTTCCGGCTCGACTATTACTACTACAGCCGCAGTGTGCAGGTGCACGAATACACCCAGGAGGGTGAATGGGCGCCCATCGACCGTATCTACTTCGAACAGAATGAAGATGGTGAGTTCGACTTTGAAGGCCTGGTTGGGATTGGCAAGGAAGGCGAGCTGATTTACCGCAAACGCAATGAAACAAGCGGTTACTATGAAATCGTCAAATACAAAAAGGGCAGCAAGGAGAAGCAGGTAGTGGCCTCGCTGCCTGAGGAAGATATTTACTCCCCCATGTTTGATGCCTTTACCGGAGAATATCTGGGTTACCAGGTACAGCGGGACCTTATCCGCAATGTGTATCTGGATAAGAACTATCAGGCCCATTATGACAAGGTTGCCGAAGACATTGGGCACAGCAACTTCTCTTTCTGGGCATCGAGCACCAGCAAAAACCGCGTAGTGATAAAAAGCAGCGGCGCCGATCACCTGGGCAAATTCTACGTCTACGACTACAAGACCCAGGCCCTGACGTGGCTGGGGGATGTGCATCATCAGTTGGTGCCCGAGAATCTGGGGATGCCCGCCAAGGTGAACTACACCACCAGAGACGGTCAAAAGCTGCGTATGTACCTGCTGTTCCCACCCAATTATGACGACACCAAAGCCTACCCCATGGTGGTATTACCCCACGGCGGTCCACAATCCCGCGACAGCGCCAGCTTTGATTTCTTCGCCCAGTACATTGCCACCCGGGGATATATCGTCATACAACCCAACTTCCGTGGCTCCACCGGTTATGGGCTGGAGTTTGAAAAAGCCGGCTACAAACAGTGGGGACAGTTGATGCAGGACGACGTATCAGACGCCGTCACCTACATGACCAATAACGGTTATGCAGACAAGTCCCGGGTGTGCATTGTGGGGGCATCCTATGGTGGGTATGCTGCGCTGATGGGCGCCATTAAAACCCCTGAACTGTACCGTTGCAGCATCAGCATCAACGGGGTTACGCACCTGAAAGATCAAATCGCCTTCGATGTGGACTCCGCCGAGATAAACGAAGACAGAATCGAAGAGATACTCTACGAGCGCATAGGTCATCCCATCCGGGACGCTAAAATGTTGGATGACAACTCCCCGGCGCTGCTGGCGTCAAAGGTGAGCTTGCCGCTGCTGATTATTGCCGGCGACAGCGATCAAATCGTGCCCTACACCCAGGCTGAAATCATGGTTGAGGCACTGGAGAAGTCGAAGAAGGACTTTAAGTTTGTCGAGCTGACGGACACCGGCCATAACCCCTTTATCATGAAAGACAGCGCCGCCAAGGTGTATCAGGAAGTAGAGCAGTTCCTGAAAACTCACCTTGGGGAATAG
- a CDS encoding alpha/beta hydrolase has protein sequence MVQAKTGVQAASLLGGQRGSGQLYEVVDTQVWDVPDPESGRDYRVFVALPASYEKEPSRRYPVLYVTDADYAFAMVKQIARRLNGHGPAIEDFILVGLSYSVGDHGVPSRRRDYTPTPNGPGSDAAKGVHGEGQKYLDYLKQSAIPFVADKYRTDETRRLFLGHSYGGLLGAQALLTDPTLFAGYVLGSPSFWYDNKVMWSFEERYAKSNKDLPASVYLYVGEYEDMKPGDARFATRYNMVTDARYFEKSLKSRGYPSLRLKLDVLNDEDHLSVAPRGFTHGLKYLLPAGNKS, from the coding sequence GTGGTACAAGCAAAAACCGGGGTGCAGGCCGCATCCCTGCTCGGCGGGCAACGTGGCAGTGGGCAACTCTATGAAGTGGTAGATACCCAGGTTTGGGACGTGCCAGACCCCGAGAGCGGCCGCGATTATCGGGTGTTTGTGGCGCTGCCTGCTTCCTATGAAAAGGAACCTTCGCGGCGCTATCCGGTGCTCTATGTTACCGATGCGGATTATGCCTTTGCCATGGTGAAGCAAATTGCCAGGCGCCTGAATGGGCACGGCCCTGCCATTGAAGACTTTATTCTGGTGGGACTGTCATATTCTGTTGGCGATCATGGCGTGCCAAGTCGCCGACGCGACTACACCCCCACACCCAATGGCCCGGGCTCGGATGCCGCCAAGGGAGTTCATGGTGAAGGGCAAAAGTATCTCGATTACCTCAAGCAATCAGCAATTCCCTTTGTCGCAGATAAATACCGTACCGATGAGACGCGGCGACTGTTCCTCGGCCATTCTTATGGCGGGCTGTTAGGGGCGCAGGCGCTCTTAACCGATCCGACACTGTTTGCCGGGTATGTGCTTGGCAGCCCCTCATTTTGGTATGACAACAAGGTCATGTGGTCCTTCGAAGAGCGGTATGCCAAATCCAACAAGGACTTGCCCGCCAGTGTGTATCTGTATGTGGGCGAGTATGAAGATATGAAACCCGGCGATGCACGTTTTGCAACCCGCTACAACATGGTCACGGATGCGCGCTATTTCGAGAAAAGCCTTAAGTCCCGTGGCTACCCGTCATTGCGGCTGAAGCTGGATGTACTCAACGATGAGGATCATCTAAGCGTGGCACCCCGTGGTTTTACCCACGGGCTCAAGTACCTGCTGCCTGCCGGTAACAAGTCATGA